AGCCCCTTCCCCGGATCCGGTGACAGGCCGTGCCCGCGAACATCGGGCACGATCACGGTGAAGGCATCCGAGAGGCTATCCAGCTGATGCTGGAACATCGCTCCCGATTGCGACCAGCCATGAACCATGACGAGCGCCGGCCCCGTCCCTTTCGTCCGATAGGCAATCCTTGCCCCATCCGACAGGGTGATCCAGCCTGCTGGTTCGGATGGCAGGGGCGGCCCCTGGCGAGCGCTCGTCATATCTGTTCCCTCCCGGCGCGCGGCTTAGAAATTCACGGTGATTTCGGCACCGAATTCGCGCGGACGGCCATAATAGGCTTCGTACATCGAGAAGGTACTCGCGATATCGAGCCCCGAGACGATGTACTTCTTGTCGAACAGGTTGGTCGCGAACACGGCAAAGGTGACCTTCTCATTCGGGAGCGTGTAGGCGATCCGGCCGTTCACTACCGCATACCCCGGCTGCGCGATCGCCTCGACATTGTTCGGATCCTTGTAGGTTTTCGAACGGTAGGACACGTCGGCGCGGAGGTAGAGATCGCCTCCGCCGATGTCGGCATGCTGCTCGATCGATCCGTTGAGCGAGATCTTCGCCGTCTCGGGAAGCTTCGCGCTGAGCGGGAAGGATACGCCGGGATCGAGTTGGCGATATTCGCCATCGAGGTAGCTGAGCCCTCCCGCAACGCGCGTCCCGCTATCCAGCCGGATCGTGAGTTCGGCCTCGATACCGCGGATGCGTGCCGACCCGGCATTCTGGACGACCGGCTGCGGCGCCCCGCTGCTGTCCGCCTGGACGGATGTCAGCTGGAGGTTCGAATAATCACTCTGGAAAGCGTCGATATTGAAAGTGGCCCGGCGGTCGAAGAGGTTGGTCTTGAGTCCGATTTCATAGGCCTTGAGGCGCTCGGGCAGATAACGCTTCAGCGACTGCTGACTAAACAGGCGCGGCGTCCAGCCGCCGGTCTTGAAGCCGTCCGAATAGGAGGCATAGACCATGACGTCGTCGCTGATGTCGTAAGCCAGCGAAGCCATCGGCGTGAAGACATTGTCGGTGGATTTGCACTCGATGAAGACGCCCGTCACATCGACGCCCGGACAGGTATATTCGCGCGGCTGTTCGAGGAAGAACCAGCGATTGCGGAAGTTCCGCTTTTCCTTGCTGTACCGTCCGCCGACCGTGAGATGCAGCTCGGGCGTGATGTCGAACGTTCCCTGACCGAAGATCGCATAGCTGTCGCCCTTCAACCGCCCGAGCGAACGGGCGTTGAAGTCGATCGGGATCGAGGTGTTGATCAGGCCGTCCCAGAGCTTAGCGATGATCCGGTTCTCGAGATCCTGATGCATGTAATAGAGACCCGCGGTCCATTTGAACCGGTCGCCGAACGAGGAGCCGTTGAACTGGATTTCCTGAGAGAATTGACCGTTGTCGTCATAGCTCGTGGTCTCGACCAGCGCGTAGGGCGAACTGTCGCCGTCGCGCCCGGCAAAGCCCTTGACGCCGCGATAGGCGGTGATGGACTTGATCGAGATATCGGGCGTCACTTCGAAGGTCGCGACCCCGGCGACGCCCCAGACGTCATAATGGTCGGCATTTGGCCCGGTTGCGCCGACGGCACCCGGCGCCGTGGCCCAGCGCCCGTCGAACTGCGAGTTCGCCGGCAGGCCAAGTTGCGCATTGATCGTCGGATAATATTCGGCGTTGAGCGCATCGACCAGCGGGCTCGCGCCCGCCGCATAACCGATGTTGCCGCCATAACCCATATGCTGGCGGATGCGGGTATAGTCCGCCGAGAGCGTGATATCGACGCCGCCCGATGGCGCCCAGCGCAGCACGCCGCGCACGGCGTCCTGGTTGATATTGCCCTGCCCCTCGCCGTCCTGGTCGAGATAGCGTTTCTGAAGATCGTCGGTATTGCGGCTCGAAGCCGAGATGCGCAACGCAAGCGTATTCCCCAAGGGAATATTGGCGCTTCCCGCGATATCGAGGCGCTTGTACGAGCCGCCCGTGATCGAGAGCTTGCCCGAGAAATCCTCGAAATCGGGCTTGACCGTCGTGATGCGGATCGCGCCGCCGATCGTGTTCTTGCCGTAAAGCGTTCCCTGGGGTCCGCGAAGAACTTCGACCGACTGGGTGTCACCGAGCGAATTGAGGGCTCCGCTCGAGCTCGCGACATAAACATCGTCGACATAGAGCCCGACGCCGGGTTCGTTCGGCATCAGAAAGTCGTTCTGTCCGACGCCGCGAATGAATATCTGCGCCGTCGTTCCGCCGCCATCGGGCCGGCCGTTATTGATTTCGACGCCCGGAACAAATTTCGAGAAGTCCTTGAGGTCGCCCGCGCCCTGTGCCGCGAGCGTATCGCCGCTCACCGCCGTGATCGAGATGGGAACATCCTGCAGATTTTCGGCGCGGCGCCGCGCGGTGACCACGATTTCTCCGTCGGCGGAACTCGCCTCCATGGTCCCGTCCCGCACTTCCTCGGCCGGCGCATTTCCGGCCTCCTGCGCTTGCGCGATGGTACTCGCTGCAATCAGCCCTGCGCCGCATACGCCCACGGCGAGAATCGCCTTGATCGACATAATCCCTCTCCCTCCAATCGGCACTTCTGCGCCGTTACGTCATATCTAGAAAGCGGATCTCCCGATGCGGAGGGAGCAAAGGCGATTGCACCGAAAATGGTTCAAATAATGAAATAGCAATATCAAATTTTGATCGGGGCCGAGCGGCGCAGGGCGCTCGGGCCTCTGATTCTCGTGAGATGGCTCAACGGCGGCGCTGATCCTCGTCATTCTGTTCAAGATTCCATATGTCGGCCGCGTCTTTCGGGCGCTCTTCTCCTTCGCGTTGCTCGCCTTCGGCATCTTCCTCGTGCTCCAGCAGGCGCCCTTCGATCCCAATCTGTCGCGCATCACCGCGAGCCTCGGTCTCGACAAACAGGAGGTGGTCGGCGACGAAGTCCGCATCCCGATGGGACGAGACGGGCATTTCTGGGCGAAGGTTAAGCTCAACGGCACCGAGACGCGCATGCTCGTCGACAGCGGCGCGACAGTCACCGCCTTGTCCGAGGCCACCGCCGACGCCGCGGGCGTCAAGGCCGACGCGACGCTTGTGCCCTTGCTCATGAAGACGGCGAACGGCACTGTCCGCGCCGATGCCGGGACGGTCGAGCGGCTGACGATCGGCGGTATCGCCGCGCGAAAGCTGAAGGTCGTGATCTCGCCCGGCCTCGGCGACACCGACGTGCTCGGCATGAACTTCCTGTCCGAGCTCGAATCTTGGCGGGTCGAAGGCCGCACGTTGATCCTCACGCCCGAGGGCGAGACGAAAGCGGTTTGACGCCAAGCGGATCGAAAGGGGGCATTCGCGCGCCGCGGCGACATGTCGCGGGATCGGTGCGGGGATCGGCGCGGCGCGCGATTGGCATAGCACATGGCACCGGCAGACCAGACGA
This window of the Sphingopyxis sp. CCNWLW2 genome carries:
- a CDS encoding TonB-dependent receptor; translated protein: MSIKAILAVGVCGAGLIAASTIAQAQEAGNAPAEEVRDGTMEASSADGEIVVTARRRAENLQDVPISITAVSGDTLAAQGAGDLKDFSKFVPGVEINNGRPDGGGTTAQIFIRGVGQNDFLMPNEPGVGLYVDDVYVASSSGALNSLGDTQSVEVLRGPQGTLYGKNTIGGAIRITTVKPDFEDFSGKLSITGGSYKRLDIAGSANIPLGNTLALRISASSRNTDDLQKRYLDQDGEGQGNINQDAVRGVLRWAPSGGVDITLSADYTRIRQHMGYGGNIGYAAGASPLVDALNAEYYPTINAQLGLPANSQFDGRWATAPGAVGATGPNADHYDVWGVAGVATFEVTPDISIKSITAYRGVKGFAGRDGDSSPYALVETTSYDDNGQFSQEIQFNGSSFGDRFKWTAGLYYMHQDLENRIIAKLWDGLINTSIPIDFNARSLGRLKGDSYAIFGQGTFDITPELHLTVGGRYSKEKRNFRNRWFFLEQPREYTCPGVDVTGVFIECKSTDNVFTPMASLAYDISDDVMVYASYSDGFKTGGWTPRLFSQQSLKRYLPERLKAYEIGLKTNLFDRRATFNIDAFQSDYSNLQLTSVQADSSGAPQPVVQNAGSARIRGIEAELTIRLDSGTRVAGGLSYLDGEYRQLDPGVSFPLSAKLPETAKISLNGSIEQHADIGGGDLYLRADVSYRSKTYKDPNNVEAIAQPGYAVVNGRIAYTLPNEKVTFAVFATNLFDKKYIVSGLDIASTFSMYEAYYGRPREFGAEITVNF
- a CDS encoding retropepsin-like aspartic protease family protein, yielding MLQQAPFDPNLSRITASLGLDKQEVVGDEVRIPMGRDGHFWAKVKLNGTETRMLVDSGATVTALSEATADAAGVKADATLVPLLMKTANGTVRADAGTVERLTIGGIAARKLKVVISPGLGDTDVLGMNFLSELESWRVEGRTLILTPEGETKAV